ACACAAGCATTCAGAAGtgcatacaagtacatagaagactttgctTACATTGAAGGTGTGAAATGTGCAGAATCGCTAGTTCTTGAAGTTTGCAAACACAtctgtgcaggctgtgaggaaaatcagcccctcccatctgcatacTCCCAtctgtatgtcccgatttcaactcagatctgcgtccagaggacgcagatctgagtttaacacatatgcggctgaagcaaggagctgacacaggtcagctcctcactttgccgctgcgcacctctctcgctgacacatatgcggctgaagcgaggagccggctactggcttgtagacgcgattatcacatcgcgtctataagccagtagccggcggcagcggcgaaacgaggagctgacacaggtcagctcctcgcttcagctgcatatgtgtcagcgagagaggcgagcAGAGAGccacgagggagcggaggagaaggtaagtgtaatgtggagatggaacgtgaaactgggggcagatgaaggagaggacggcatgacactgggggcagagatggagaagacggcatgacactgggggcagagatggagaagacggcatgacactgggggcagagatgtggggacatgaatctgggggcagagatggagggacatgaatctgggggcagagatggagggacatgaatctgggggcagagatggaggggacatgaatctgggggcagagatggggggacatgaatctgggggcagagatgaagggacatgaatctggaggcagagatggaggggacatgaaactgggggcagagatggaagggggacatgaaattgggggcagatgaagggtgtatatgaaactgggggagagatagaggggggcatataatttacgggtgactgtaggaggattatactgtgtgcgggcacatgaaaaattaacgagtggacaGAGTCAActcaaaagtgggcggggctaaatttgctgcggcgcgcgccCTCTTTcacttcttcaaaagttgggaggtatgcatctgcATTCTCTATGTGAAAAAAAGAAATCGCCTCCCCCCTTACCTGACTGTTTTTCCACCTTGATGCTAAAGACTCACTTCCTAGTCAACTGTTAGCTACAAGAGCGACGTCTAGTGGTAAGAAATTaatagaggtttttcaggcaaaaagcatcaacatttttaattaaagtgcattacatgttGTTAGAGAATCACAtgttctatgaaatgagactaaattgtctgaaaagttagcgaCCATTGAAGTGTTGGAAGGAACAAGTGACTATATTATATTGTCCTTATAAACCATGTAAAGGCCTCACAAACTCACTCACACTGGTAAAATAATTATGTGAAAAACCATGAAATAGAAATATAGAAAAGATCTTATATAAGGTAAGAACAGGTTGTGCCCCAATACTGTCAGGGACTCCTAATCATCATGGACTCCTGGTCTCTGGACCGTATTCAGTCTAGGAAATGGAGGCAAAAATGGTTCAGATTTTCCAGCTCATGTTTTCTCGAGTGCAGGAGGCCTGGTGGTGATGGAATAAACAATATCCTGACTGCGATAAAGATTAGATAACAATTCTGAGACAAGACCCTGGGAATAGATAGAAGGCAAGATGCATCGGCTCAGTGAAGGAGGCGGtgaaggtgtgtaagtgtctgatgggATCACACACCTGAACGAAGGACAGACGCCCGGCCTTATAGTCCAGATAGATTCCGACAACCTGCACAGAAGAATCTGATACCAGTCTCTTATGGATATTGTTATGACAAGCTGTAAAAAAGTAATTTGCGCATAAAGCCCAAGACTTGTCATTATAACCTATGAATGACCCCTTACCCACCAACTTCCTCTGAAGACTTTCCCCGGCCACCCCTATCATCCATCTCTCCGCCTGACTCACATCCACCTCCCAGTAATGTCTCCCGGAGGAGAAGCTGCGAGCGCTGAACACCTGACGGGCTTTGAACCTCTTGGGTCCATCAGGTCTATTCTGTGATGTAGCCGTATACGAGGCAGATCTGAGAtcctgggatataataatgttatTATGAGCCGTGTCTATGTCCAGTAATAGGTCTGATTTCCCCAGCACTCTGAACTGTCTCTTTATCTTCATGAACAGGCTATCCGAAAAGTGCGCAAGTCCCTGGTGTAACATCTGTGAGACTGACATATAGTTCTGAGTCCCCACATCTTTTACATCACCAATGACGTCATAGGTCCTGTGGCCGCTGGTCATGTCACTTGTACTAAGCTCTGTCAAGAAGGCCTGAGGGTCGTGAAACTTACTCAGCTCTTCACCTTGATGGATCTTCCTTTCAAGCTCATCTTTTTTCCTCTCAAGTTCTTGGATCATGTTGTTGATCTGCAATAAGACTTGATTCTCCTGTCTGGTGATCGCACAGATGAGTTCTCTCTCTAGTTTACTTAATTGATCTCTGAGGTCTTTGAACAAGGCAAAGACTCTCTTAATGACCTTAGAAGACCTCAAATTCTCACCCTTTCGATGATCCTCTAGATTGTGAACGCTCTTTTCAATGTCCTCCCGCTCAGAATTCAGTTTCTCCATGATGTTCTCCagtttctccttctccttctcaaaGGCCATGTTCATTGGTTCCACATGATGTCCTTTGTGGCCTCCAGCAACGCAGCAGGACACACAAATACAGACCGCATCCATAGGACAATAATATTTCAGCATCTCTTTGTGTGTGGAGCATTTTCTATCATCAAAGGTAACAATGGGTTCCACTAAAATATGTTCTGAGGACTTACTGTGTCTACttaagtgtttttcacagaaagaagcCTCACAGTGCAGACATGACTTCACAGCTGGTGCAGGAGAATCACAGTAGGTACAGAAGATTCTGGTCTCCTCCATACCAGGCTGAGTAGATAAGAAACACTCCACTATATTCCCCAGCTTCCTGTTCTTCTCCAGGGCCGGACGCTCGGGATATTCTGCTCTACAGTCTGGACAGGAATACGCTCCGGCCGCCTCCTGTGTATCCAGCACACTCACAATACACGAGcggcagaagttgtgtccacatctcaggGATACGGGGTCTGTATAGGggtccaggcagatggagcaGTTCAACTCGTCCCGCAGGTCAGCAGACGCCATCGTAGTATGGAAGGGCAGGAATCGAAACTTAAGAAGTCTCTACATAAGGGCGGAGAGTTTCTCCAAAGGAATTAACCCCTGCAGTATTTCTATGTATAATTTACTGTATTTTGCTTGTTGAGTTTGTTGCATATAGTGCCAAGGGCCACCAGAGGTGCGGGAAGATGCTACAAGATTGTTGAGGATTGGAAAGCTAGGTACAAGGAGGATACTGATGAGCCTGACTCCCCTGGCCTCAttagcaaagggggacatgatttTGGCAGTGGGGAACCAATTACTCCTATACCGTATGTGCAGTAGTTGTATAGATTTAGATACGGTGGTTCgtctgtaggagtatatatgtgtgtctcaTTTGTTACTCTAGGGAGCGGTTTAGGAAGAGATGTCATCTCCTGGCTTCTTCCTGACTCTTCCTCTTACCAGAGGAACTGGAGGAGACATTTCCCTCCCGCCACCCCTGTGATGATGAGAAACCCCCGGTTATGTATTTTACAGTTATGTATTTTGCCTTGGTGAGTTATCACCTGTTCAGACTCCTACGCAGTGTGGCGTTTATGGCTGTGGCGTTTAGGACTTTAAGACAAAGCCCTTGGCTTCAGGAATGTGGTATTTCTGGTTTGCTATCAAACCCTTTTGTTGTCCTATTGCTAGCTCCATTTGCATACCCGTGCTAAACTTGTTATCCCCCATGGTGGAGAGATCCTGCAGAGAAGTAGCTAGTAGAACATCTGAGCACACAAAGAGGAGAATATGTGTCTGTAGCCAAAACTACAAAGAAAATACGGCTTTATGATAATAGTTCTCAAGGAGGACATTCTACAGTCAATTCCTCCGGTGCACAAGACGAAGACGAACGATTCAAATCCAGACATGTTACTGTTGGGTGCAGggaaaaggtccagacactgaactcattacctaAAGGGGAATGGAGTGTCATTCTTGGTTTCTACGCAATGGGGATCTCGCCACGAATCCCATCATACCCGTTGCCTGACACTATGGTCATCTGGCAGGGAATTATGGCTGTTCTTAGTTCTTTGGTTTTCAGGATGGGGGGCTGGACTTCTCCCCTAATGACATCACTCAGGGAGGAGACTGGTAGAGtctcttacaatgtaagaaaaatctcctatgtacttgtatctacttatgGTTGCTTTTAATAATACAGATGgaataatatttagagatgagcaagtactgttcggatcagccgatccgaacagcacgctccatagaaatgaatggatgcacctggtacttccgctttgacggcggccggccgcttaaccccccgtgtgccggctacgtcacttcatttctatgcgagcgtgctgttcggatcggctgatccgaacagtactcgctcatctctaataatattcaTAGACAGCAGCAGTGTTACTgacttgtttgtttttcttttgttgtaTCTGCTTGATTGCATGTATTTACCCTGTATTTACAGTAAAGTGTTGCTGGATCGCCTACATTATGGTCATATGGGCTTTTCTCCGCTATTTGTTTGTAATTTTGTAGTTACTCCAGACAGAATGGCAGAGACTAATGTaagatgtgctgcagccataatatgGATATGAGCTGCAGAAAAACTGCTAGGTCATCACATGATGAagtcttatacagtcatagaacatactgcccagcaagaccctgaacATATTTCAGATTTTCATataaactcaggtaccctttaaagtgTACGACGATTGACTTTGCTAGAATCACAAGCCGCAGCATGTCACcgctttattgctgtctggccgggtcctatatgtcagacagctggggatctcacagtacatGTGAATCttaatggtctagcacttcacttTGCTCCGTCTTGTGAACGTTTTAGTCCTGTGATATAAATAAAGCTGTTGCTGTTTCGACATTCAAAATAGCATGATGTGactttattccaaagtcaatgtTTAACATAGTTTGGGTTGTTTGGAAGGGAATTTGTTAacccatatcaccccagccctgcagataggcagCGTATGGTCTTCTGAATCAGTGTTTTCCAGCGGTGAATCACGGCCTACGCTGCCAACATATCACTGTttagtcaatatgcaaattagctttctggagtaacaccctcattgGGGTCCATCTCCTATCCAAAATTCATGCCTTTGTGCCTAGATGTTGTCTCAGCTGCCCAATCTATCTGTCCTTGTTATTA
This region of Leptodactylus fuscus isolate aLepFus1 chromosome 8, aLepFus1.hap2, whole genome shotgun sequence genomic DNA includes:
- the LOC142217646 gene encoding E3 ubiquitin/ISG15 ligase TRIM25-like, whose amino-acid sequence is MASADLRDELNCSICLDPYTDPVSLRCGHNFCRSCIVSVLDTQEAAGAYSCPDCRAEYPERPALEKNRKLGNIVECFLSTQPGMEETRIFCTYCDSPAPAVKSCLHCEASFCEKHLSRHSKSSEHILVEPIVTFDDRKCSTHKEMLKYYCPMDAVCICVSCCVAGGHKGHHVEPMNMAFEKEKEKLENIMEKLNSEREDIEKSVHNLEDHRKGENLRSSKVIKRVFALFKDLRDQLSKLERELICAITRQENQVLLQINNMIQELERKKDELERKIHQGEELSKFHDPQAFLTELSTSDMTSGHRTYDVIGDVKDVGTQNYMSVSQMLHQGLAHFSDSLFMKIKRQFRVLGKSDLLLDIDTAHNNIIISQDLRSASYTATSQNRPDGPKRFKARQVFSARSFSSGRHYWEVDVSQAERWMIGVAGESLQRKLVGKGSFIGYNDKSWALCANYFFTACHNNIHKRLVSDSSVQVVGIYLDYKAGRLSFVQVCDPIRHLHTFTASFTEPMHLAFYLFPGSCLRIVI